In Tenrec ecaudatus isolate mTenEca1 chromosome 4, mTenEca1.hap1, whole genome shotgun sequence, a single window of DNA contains:
- the CLDN18 gene encoding claudin-18 — protein MSTTIYQVVGFLLSILGLAGCIAATGMDMWSTQDLYDNPVTSVFQYEGLWRSCVRQTSGFTECRPYFTILGLPAMLQAVRALMIVGIVLGAIGLLVSIFALKCIRIGNMEDTAKANMTLTSGIMFIISGICAIAGVSVFANMLVTDFWMSTANMYTGMGGMVQTVQNRYTFGSALFVGWVAGGLTLIGGVMMCIACRGLVPEETNYKTVSYHTASHNVTYKPGGFKASTGFGSNSKNKKIYNGGAHAEDELQSHPSKYDYV, from the exons ATGTCCACCACCATATATCAGGTGGTGGGTTTCCTCCTGTCCATCTTGGGACTGGCAGGCTGCATCGCTGCCACGGGGATGGACATGTGGAGCACCCAGGACCTGTATGACAACCCGGTCACCTCGGTGTTTCAGTATGAAGGGCTGTGGAGAAGCTGCGTGAGGCAGACCTCAGGCTTCACCGAATGTCGGCCCTACTTCACCATCCTGGGCCTTCCAG CCATGCTCCAGGCGGTGCGAGCCCTGATGATCGTGGGCATCGTCCTGGGGGCCATTGGCCTCCTGGTGTCCATCTTCGCCCTGAAGTGCATCCGCATTGGTAACATGGAAGACACTGCCAAAGCCAACATGACGCTGACCTCTGGGATCATGTTCATCATCTCAG GTATCTGTGCAATTGCTGGCGTGTCTGTGTTTGCCAACATGCTGGTTACTGACTTCTGGATGTCCACTGCTAACATGTACACGGGTATGGGTGGAATGGTGCAGACTGTTCAGAACAG GTACACCTTTGGATCAGCTCTGTTCGTGGGCTGGGTCGCTGGAGGCCTCACCCTGATCGGGGGAGTGATGATGTGCATTGCGTGCCGGGGCCTGGTGCCAGAGGAAACCAA cTACAAAACCGTGTCATACCACACCGCAAGCCACAATGTCACTTACAAGCCTGGGGGCTTCAAGGCCAGTACTGGCTTTGGGTCCAACAGTAAAAACAAGAAGATATACAACGGGGGTGCCCACGCAGAGGACGAGCTGCAATCCCACCCATCCAAGTATGACTATGTGTAG